The following are encoded in a window of Posidoniimonas polymericola genomic DNA:
- a CDS encoding tyrosine-type recombinase/integrase — protein sequence MPKLLKRPPKYRLHKSTGQAVVSVHGKVIQLGPFGSPRSHERYQQEVERWRDGLFQQHPDRAEVEPEPIEISIKELQARRRRGLPVTINEIALLYEDYAHGYYVKHGKVTREGEQVSEMLRLLLRYHGEDELEEFGPVRLKELRERMITEFNWSRKYINENVNRIRRLFAWACENELASPLVHQGLQTVAGLKKGRSGARETKKVTVIDDSIVDATLKHAPEIVADMVRFQRLTGTRPGEVCTLRPFDIDQSEEVWVYEPAAHKTEHHDKNRLVMIGPKAQAILKPYLDREADAYCFVPAETTWIAKHRRGAEGAAADFQEVLDRAHRVAVKRGPLTPYDAGSYRLAVNRAAEKAEVAKWSPNRLRHTAATEVRKRFGLEAAQVVCGHQSADVTQVYAERDASLAKQVAKTLG from the coding sequence ATGCCAAAACTCCTCAAGCGTCCCCCCAAGTACCGGCTGCACAAGAGCACCGGTCAGGCCGTGGTCTCTGTCCACGGCAAGGTCATCCAGCTAGGCCCCTTCGGCTCGCCGCGTAGCCACGAGCGCTACCAGCAAGAGGTCGAACGGTGGCGAGACGGCCTCTTCCAGCAGCACCCCGATCGGGCGGAGGTCGAGCCCGAGCCGATCGAGATCAGCATCAAGGAGCTGCAGGCCCGCCGGCGTCGCGGGCTCCCGGTGACGATCAACGAGATCGCTCTGCTCTACGAAGACTACGCCCACGGGTACTACGTCAAGCACGGCAAGGTGACCCGCGAAGGCGAGCAGGTCAGCGAGATGCTGCGGCTCCTGCTCCGCTACCACGGGGAGGACGAGCTGGAAGAATTCGGCCCCGTGCGGCTCAAGGAGCTGCGGGAGCGGATGATCACCGAGTTCAACTGGTCGCGGAAGTACATCAACGAGAACGTCAACCGCATCCGCCGGCTGTTCGCCTGGGCGTGCGAGAACGAGCTCGCCTCTCCCCTCGTCCACCAGGGCCTGCAAACGGTCGCCGGTCTTAAGAAGGGCCGCAGCGGTGCCCGCGAGACGAAGAAGGTGACCGTCATCGACGACTCGATCGTCGACGCGACCCTCAAGCACGCCCCCGAGATCGTCGCCGACATGGTGCGGTTCCAACGCCTGACCGGGACCCGCCCCGGTGAAGTCTGCACCCTGCGGCCCTTCGATATCGACCAGTCGGAAGAGGTCTGGGTCTACGAGCCGGCCGCACACAAGACCGAGCATCACGATAAGAACCGGCTGGTGATGATCGGCCCGAAGGCTCAAGCGATCCTCAAGCCGTACCTCGACCGCGAAGCAGACGCCTACTGCTTTGTGCCCGCCGAAACCACCTGGATCGCGAAGCACCGCCGAGGAGCGGAAGGCGCCGCCGCCGACTTCCAGGAAGTTCTTGATCGGGCCCACCGGGTCGCGGTGAAGCGGGGCCCCCTCACGCCCTACGACGCCGGCAGCTACCGCCTGGCGGTCAATCGGGCTGCGGAGAAGGCCGAAGTTGCGAAGTGGTCGCCCAACCGGCTGCGGCACACGGCGGCGACCGAGGTGCGGAAGCGGTTCGGGCTGGAGGCAGCCCAGGTGGTCTGTGGGCACCAGAGTGCCGATGTTACACAGGTCTATGCGGAGCGTGACGCATCCCTGGCTAAACAAGTGGCGAAGACTCTCGGGTGA